In the Uranotaenia lowii strain MFRU-FL chromosome 1, ASM2978415v1, whole genome shotgun sequence genome, tcccaccggcaggtaaaacccgttagattgctcggccagtagagtccgaggtttaatatttggtccttcccaccggcaggtaaaacccgttagattgctcggccagtagagtccgaggtttaatatttggtccttcccaccggcaggtaaaacccgttagattgctcggccagtagagtccgaggtttaatatttggtccttcccaccggcaggtaaaacccgttagattgctcggccagtagagtccgaggtttaatatttggtccttcccaccggcaggtaaaacccgttagattgctcggccagtagagtccgaggtttaatatttggtccttcccaccggcaggtaaaacccgttagattgctcggccagtagagtccgaggtttaatacCTATAAAGAAAACTGATTCCTGTCCAGTGTACGGTATgtaacaaaatattattttatttcttaaaaggTTCAAATGGTACTCGGATTGATTAGATCCCGGATCGCAGATTGAGTGCCATTCCCTGCCTGGATTTAGACAAGGTGTTCCGAAGGCATTCAGTCAACGTGATGACGATTGAATGTAAATTTACGACCGATGAACAGCTGAAAGGTGAGGTGAAGCAATCGATAAGCAAAGCTCGCCTATAACCCCAGACGCTTTGAGAGGTCAGATTTGACAAGATTCGCCGACATTCAAGAGTTTCCCGGAGTCGAAGGTTGTGATAGTGGAAACATTCCTCAGCTGGCACGCTGTCCAGCAAGAACAAACTTctcttttttcgtgtttttaaGTGATAATCCATCTAAACCATCCTGCCAGAATTCCGAAATATTAAGAAAGCTATAAACTCTAATTATATATATTATTTATCAGCAGAacagaacgaaaaaaatatattcaacaacttattttttactatttcacgAATTCTATAATCATTTTTACTTGATCTGCTGTACCTTTAGCTGATCCTTAGGaacattttgtatttatttacaCAATGATGTTTAATTTGTCCACATGATTCGATACGTGTAGATTGTATAAATTCTTCACTGGTAGGCGGTTCTGGTTCACTTTATTGATTACAATCTTTCGCAGCTAGAATAAGTCTGGTTAGCCAGCGGGTTTGGTGATATTCAGTTTGGCTCGTACCACCAAATATTCTATTCGTCAGCAGCGGTTCCTGCTATCCGGTTTTCCGTTCATCTTCAACTAGAGCGAATGCTATCTACGGGACTGGGTGATGTAACGTAAAACATTGTGATCCCAACCGGTTTAAGTTTATTCACTCTCCTGCAGGAGTATTTTTCGCACCAAACAGTGAAAACCGTCTTCCGGATATTGCATCGCAAGGAAAACTGTAATTGGAAAATGTAAACCTGtgtgctttttattttttttcgttcattttaATCATACCTACCTGCACTTTCCGCGTTTTGGAGACCTGCTTCGAAAAATGTCCATTATTCATCGAAAAATATCCAACATTTATCCCGCAACAGGGCAACCAACCGAGTAGGATCCCTAGGGAAGGGAAATGAACGAACTCTTCTTTTTATTCCAACCGATGATGGTATCATCGCTACTAGAATCTACAGCTTCTCGACACTTGGAGGTATTCTCTGAGTTAAGGTCCTCAGGAGTCTTCCAGGTCAATCTCCTGGACGATGGTTCCTTCAAACTAGGGCAATTTCCTCAAATCTAATCTTACACATGATTGAACTAAAGGAAAACCGTgtgctttgttggtaaacaaacgcaACGTAGCCTTGGTAGCCAATTTGAAAAACCAACATGGTTGATTCGGAAATTTTGTAGATCAGTACACCTACTATGTACCCCCCTTGATGACACCCATCATCagcagtaaaaaaaatatcgcgtACCAAGGCAGATTGGAAGAACAAGAAGCCCTGCTAGCTCGCAGCAACTGGAAAAGATAAAACTTCACTTTAATTCCCACGATAAAACTTGTAAATTGCATCCTGCTGGCAGTTTGATAGAAAGTTTCGATATTCCCGGAGAAGAACTGCTCTCAGCTATAAAGATTGGTGGAGAAATTCATTGCGACGGAAGTTCGGTAACTGGCTAAGTTTTCTGACCCCGTGCGAAAAGGATTAATCATTGTGACAAGTCAGTGACGATGAGTGCATGAATGGCTGCTGCTCGATAGCTACCtacggaaaaaaatattctaaggaaaataattaattattaaCTTATTGGGGCTGGTTCCTTTCCGGAAGCGAGTCACGGCAAAGAACTGTCCGTCGGAGGAAGATTGCTTAACCAGGTAAATGGAATTTTCAGGCATTTTCGATTAGCACCTTTATATTATTCATACACACACAATCGCACCAAGAAGCGAAGGACACATAAGAGAAACAAGTTTTACCTTATCACCTGAACTTGGAAGCTTATTTGCGATTTGCACCTGCCTGTTTCACGGTTGGTTCGCAAgatcttaaaagaaaaaaggagaaaaaattgcaacaaacattttcaaaagacCGGAAGTTCAAGGGGTCAATGTTTGGCCCTGAACAGTTTCTCGAGCTTCGCGTAAATGTTTTTAGaagaaagaaatttgaaatgaaaaatgaaccataaTTTGATATGTTTGTTGAATGAATATCATTGTATCCATGGGGTGGATCGTCAAAACAGTTCTGCTGTGCTGTGAACAGAAAGCGATAAGAAAATAGTCTCGCTGGAAgtagaaaaacaaaacagaatgGCGATTGCGATGGTTCGTTGTACTGCGTTGAAATCTTCCCATGAATCATTGATAAACATGTTTAACTACATATTAGTAATTTTATAGATggtttttatgtttgttttggaCTAATCCTTCTTTAAATGTATCTGATATTTGGAATTTCATTGCTTTAGTAATATTTCTTTTTACTTTCCTTTTCAGGTTTAACGCTAAGCTATAACTAGAAGTTGTGAGAACATACATATTCGGAGCTAGAATTAGCTACATTTGAAGTGCAAACTATACATCATTTCAAGATGAGCCGCAAAAATGAAACCGAACGACAGAAGCAGATCCAGGAGAAGTGCCAACTGCTGCTGACCAAGATGCTGCGCGATGACGACAACAAGTATTGCGTGGATTGCGACGCCAAGGGTCCCCGGTGGGCCTCTTGGAATCTCGGGGTGTTTCTGTGCATCCGTTGTGCCGGCATCCATCGGAACCTAGGGGTGCACATATCCCGGGTGAAATCGGTGAACCTGGACAGTTGGACGCCGGAGCAGGTGGTAAGTGTATTAGGATATGTTGCAAAAACTCATGATGTGTTCATAGTTTATCTTTAATTTTGTTGTGATTCAATCAGTATAggtatgtttattttgacaataaaacatcattttcaggTATCACTGGAGCAGATGGGCAATAGCAGAGCACGTGCTGTTTACGAGGCCCTCCTACCAGATGGGTTCCGGAGACCGCAAACGGATTCAGCTCTAGAAAGCTTTATTCGGGCCAAGTACGAACAGAAAAAATACATTGCACGGGAGTGGGTGGCCCCACCCCCACCCAAGGTAGACTGGGACAAAGAGATCGACGAAGAAATCGAGCGGCAGAAGCGCAAAAAGAAAGCTGTCGCAAGTGGAGGAGGCAGTGGTGGATTATCGCTAGGTAGCGCGGCGTCGTCTTTGAACTCAAGCTATGCTAGCGCGGAGAAAAAGGTGTCCTCGTCGTCCGGTCTAGGATCTTCAGGGGCAGCTTCGGTTCCGAAACTGAAAGCTCCCGCCAGCAGTAGCAAACCTTCGAACAGAAATTCTTCGGAGTCGGCTGGAAACGTGAGTGGGAGCAGCAGTCAGGGAACGTCCGATCTACTGGGATTGTCTTTGGGACCTGACACCAGTCCTCAACCTGTTAGTAAGGGCAAAGCCAATGGTGAAGGTTCATTGAGTGATATTTTGTCTGGTATGAGTGGTCTAGAACGGCCAAATGAAAAAGTTGCGGGTGGCGATGATTTCTCAAATTTGGCCAAAGAGGAGgcagattttttcaatcaatctaCCAGTCAAGCTGGAGAATTGCAAGGGAAACTTACAAAGGATAAAATCTTGGCTCTGTACGGTTCTGCACCAACCGGAATTATGAATAACAACTTCAACGCCAATATGGGaggatttggaaactttaacAGCTTCCAACCTAATGCTTTTCCCCAAGCTGCCGGTGCGAATCCTTATCAGATAAACAATGGCATGCCAGCAGCGATGCCCCAGAACATGGCCGGCGGTTTTGGTGCTTTCCAAGCGTTCCCGGCAGCCAATGGAGGTCAGTTTTTGCCGGCGGCCGGCGTTAGCCAACCGGCCTTATTCAACAACGGAGCATTTGCGGCGGCGCCAGGTCAAATGCAACCGCAACCAGTTGGTTTCGGTGCAGCCCTGCCCCATCAACATCAACCCCTTCATCAGTTCCCGGTGGCAAATCCCCAACAAGGTCAACAACATCCAGCGACAAGTGCTTTCGGAGCAGCGACGATACCCACCACTGGAAACGCATTTGCCAACTTTCCCCCGCAGAACGCTTCCCAAATGCAACCCGACAAGCTAAGCAATCAATTCGGAAACATGAATTTACGAGACGTGTGGCAATAATACAATACTTTTAGGTATGTTTGCGACTAGTAGTATGATGATGATAGAAGAAAAGCGACAAATCGCATGTATTGTTTTTTAGACGAGTTATGAGTTATATCGAGAGGAATGTTTACTTCCCAACGTACAGCAAATTTATGCATATTAAATTCAGATAGCAAATTATAAAGAATGAAAAACGGAAAAATACTTATTCAAACGGTAAAGCAAGGAAATTACAGAACCTACCTTAAGAAAGAATTTCGTAAAGAAAGTATATTTACTTATATATTTTAATACTTAAAACAACTGAACGAAGCGTttagtaaaattgaaaaactgaatGACGCATCATAATCACATTCTATATAAACCCGACTAAAAGAATATCTCAGAAATAGTAGATGCAATCAAGTATTGTGAACGCTaaagaatgtttgtttttttttatacctagCTACTTTATATGCTGAGTTGAATGGTTTCaaatgaaagaaatatttttgatctgcactgaaaaaaaatcttttttcctttttttttatatttcacgCGTAAGCGCTTGATTTATGAGTGTTACATGTTTGAGCAATCACAATCCTACACAAGCTGGCATTATTGTTCTATTGCAATTTAATCGATGGGCACTTATATTGTAATATGTACAAGCAACAcaacaaaactaaaactaataATCAATTGGGTTACTACTAGGGAAACCTCTGTAATTATCATATAGTGGAAACAATCAATTCATGAAAGCAAACATCCGCTACAAAAATCCTCGCGTTCGAACATTCAGATCATGTAAAAGAATCAAATTTCGACTGTGCGAATTGTGAAgggttataaaaaaaagaaaaacaagagTACTACAGCATAGCGTTTATCTAAACTACGAAATAGTATAAGAGACTTTAAAAAGAGAAGGTGAATAGTTCACCGAAACACTCGGAGGTATCGATACAGAGGAAAACAGAAATGTGCATGTTAAGTATTTGGAgcagtgaaataaaaatttagataatgctgaaaaatgattcaatttaaCAAGTGATGAGTGCAAAATTTTCGTTATCCTGTATTATTATGAGTATAAACATGAgctaaaatgaaatttgaaaaaaaaaagtaaaaaacatttatattcCGACAATtgaatgtaatttaaaattaacgaaaacaaaaatgtataacGTGGTATAACGTGGAATAAAACATAAGGTAAATAAATAGGAAAATTTAACTAGTGGTTATTGTGTTGGTATTTGATTGAAATGGAATAAGTTCCTTTGCTCCCCTTAGCAAAAATACTGTCCATCCAAACTGTACGAGTTTCTGTCCTTTCCCGAACGGCGATTTATCTAAGCTCAGTTAGTAGAGGTGAAGTAAGGAATAAGGCAAGATGGCCTTGCTGAAAAGGCCGACTGATGCAACTGCCGAATGGCAGACGGTAGCGTGAAAAAGAGTCGCGGAGGCAACAAGAGCCAAACCctacggtcggagtagactaaCACCATCGGTAGGGGACCGTCGTTGAATGTGTATTTGAAGCTATctggataagactttaccttcttcgtAGTGAATACACTGAACTGCACAATCAGGTAGTTTGCAAATAATCGAAGCTATGGGGATATGacagtagcatactggggggactcggtcgctcgccgtgccttggaatgcaatccgtaaaaaggatttaccacctgggtgatcaactaataaaaaaaattggggaTATGGCAAGCCCTAAGGCTGGAAATATCTGCGGAGTAGAGTGGCTCTCCACACCCGGCGAGTCATTCGAGTCGATGTAGAATGACGTCTTATTCGGGATTTTAGGCCCGTGCGTGTCAGACCTCGAATCTCCGAAAGGAGAACCTCGAGTCTTCATGATGAGAGATCGGTTCTCAAGTGTAAAATCAGGTCTTATGTCGTGTAGAAGAGAGATATGTGTTCCCAGAAGGAGTTTACGGAGTATGAGATATACGTGgggtatatcatgagtcttcccaccCATTGCATTCATTAACCCAGAAAAGCAAACTCGGGTGACGCGGTCGCTCGTCGTTTCATGGAATGCAATTCATAAACAAGGATTTAAAAGGATTTAAAAGACTAGCTAGAGGGGAGTTTAAGAGCTACAGCAGATACTATAATTTCTCTGTGCTAAAATCGAGTCAGCCGGCAAAGCCAGGTTGAACAAATAGCGAAGAGACCGCACTAGTCTCCTAGACTGTTGGTTAACGATTGTGTCGTCGCTTATACGAATGAAGATCTCGACAAGAAGCTCTGTACACCTCAAATTTTCTCCGCGTATTTTACCACAAATATCTCATGACTATTCAGGTATTAAGAAGACGTGAGTGTTAATCTGACGACCATGCAAATTTCGACGAGTTTAAATAGAAAAACCTTTTAGAAATACCAGAAAAATGTGAACATTCCATGACCTATACTAAGACTTTCACCAGTAATACCATGGTTCATACAGGAATATTCGGATGAATAACAACAACCCACCAGTTCTGTACAGTAACAGAAAACTATTCTATTAGTTTGTATTCCATGATTGAACATTTTATCAAGAACTCTATATCAAAGCTTTCTCCAAACATGGATACTCAAATCAATGAAACATCAATCAAAATGCATATCGATTAGTTGTGTTGAAATTCGCTTACGCGTTTGTATGAAAGTTGTTCACTTTTCACACATCTAAAGCATAcatttttccgggattttaagcGTGTACGGCTTATTCATCCCCTAAAGTATACAAGTGGATAGACATCAAATTATATACGTTACTCTAATGTTGCGTCCATGGTCACATTTACTCTTCCACATGTGGAAGTAGTTTCGAGTAGACACACCGGTGCTAATTGCTACCTTTTATGATAATAGATGAATGAAATACTTATCTGCTTAAAACGCTTAAAATCCACCGAGCCCCAAAGGTTTTCGGCCGGGCCACTGTTCTTTGGCGTACTTCTTCTTCTTGGGTTCGTCCGAGAGGTCCGGTTTCTCTATGATTTTAACATTCTTCGGTGCCATGCTGTTGAACATGGGCGGTGGCATGATCGAGGAGCTGGAAGCCACACTACTGACCGGATTGACATCGGGTGCCGGGTTGGGCAGAATGATGCCCAGCTTGGTGGTTAGTCCGCTCGGGGTGGCGTCCATGGGGTATCCCATTGAGTTGTTACGCCCGTCGGCACCCTGATGATCGTCAATGCCGTGGTAAAGGTTGTTGGCCAAGCTGTGGTGGGGATGTTGCAAGATTTTACTGGCCGATGGAGAAGTTGAGAATCCTATGAAAAGTGGGAGATTTTTAGcaagattttttgaagaattgctCTAGGAATAGCGAAATCTGTACCCATGCTATTGGTGTGCTCCATTTTGGCTCGCTTAGCCGCCACCGGGACTACAGTGGACTGGATAAGATTGCGGAACCGTCCGATGCTTGGATCAATATCCTCGGGATTGATAATGATTTCGTCTTCGTTAAACTGAACTCCCTTTCGTTTGCGTTTATTTTTCATGTTCtgcaaaaaaggataaattagttttaaatctaCCATTAAACTTGTTAGCTACCTTTTTAAAACTGCTAGATTCATCCGGAATTCCAAGCATTGAAATTCTTCTATTGTGAGCCGTATTGTATTCGGTCAAATTCTGATAGGAGACAAGTAAATAATTAAACGactttaacatttatcataacAAGCTACCCACATCCAAATCCGTCTGACTTTCCGGAAGCCCAAGATACGTTCCATCGCTGGTATCCATCATCGGGAGGTCTTCCATGATGTTGGAACGGGAGCCAACCTGGGGCCGTTCCCGCAGCATGTAGTGCCGCGTCGAGGCACCAAAGTGAAAGATGCTGTTGATCTGCAGCTGGGTAGGTTTGTGCGCTTCCAGCCGAACCGACCCGATGAAGGTCCCATGAGTCGAACCCAGATCCACCAGGTAGGCAATGTTCAGGTGTTTGTGATATACGAAAGCCGCGTGAACCCTGGAACAGGAGGCATGATCGATGCAAAAATCATTCATCTGCGGGTTTCTTCCGAAAAGGTAGCATTTCTTCTCATCGATCATTAGCTTCTGGATGAGTTTATCGTCCTTCATCACGTCCAGATGTAGCCCGGTCGGTGGCTTACCAGCCCTTTGATAAGagataattgaaaaaacaaatttaaacaatctaacgggttttaatgttgacatttaaaaaacaaacaataaattgattttaaaactgattAA is a window encoding:
- the LOC129750115 gene encoding stromal membrane-associated protein 1 codes for the protein MSRKNETERQKQIQEKCQLLLTKMLRDDDNKYCVDCDAKGPRWASWNLGVFLCIRCAGIHRNLGVHISRVKSVNLDSWTPEQVVSLEQMGNSRARAVYEALLPDGFRRPQTDSALESFIRAKYEQKKYIAREWVAPPPPKVDWDKEIDEEIERQKRKKKAVASGGGSGGLSLGSAASSLNSSYASAEKKVSSSSGLGSSGAASVPKLKAPASSSKPSNRNSSESAGNVSGSSSQGTSDLLGLSLGPDTSPQPVSKGKANGEGSLSDILSGMSGLERPNEKVAGGDDFSNLAKEEADFFNQSTSQAGELQGKLTKDKILALYGSAPTGIMNNNFNANMGGFGNFNSFQPNAFPQAAGANPYQINNGMPAAMPQNMAGGFGAFQAFPAANGGQFLPAAGVSQPALFNNGAFAAAPGQMQPQPVGFGAALPHQHQPLHQFPVANPQQGQQHPATSAFGAATIPTTGNAFANFPPQNASQMQPDKLSNQFGNMNLRDVWQ
- the LOC129757378 gene encoding nuclear inhibitor of protein phosphatase 1, which produces MSNHYDIPSWAGKPPTGLHLDVMKDDKLIQKLMIDEKKCYLFGRNPQMNDFCIDHASCSRVHAAFVYHKHLNIAYLVDLGSTHGTFIGSVRLEAHKPTQLQINSIFHFGASTRHYMLRERPQVGSRSNIMEDLPMMDTSDGTYLGLPESQTDLDNLTEYNTAHNRRISMLGIPDESSSFKKNMKNKRKRKGVQFNEDEIIINPEDIDPSIGRFRNLIQSTVVPVAAKRAKMEHTNSMGFSTSPSASKILQHPHHSLANNLYHGIDDHQGADGRNNSMGYPMDATPSGLTTKLGIILPNPAPDVNPVSSVASSSSIMPPPMFNSMAPKNVKIIEKPDLSDEPKKKKYAKEQWPGRKPLGLGGF